The Chryseolinea soli genome contains a region encoding:
- a CDS encoding DMT family transporter, producing MASRADYLKLHFIVFLWGFSAILGKLVSIPTMEMVFFRALLAMLGIGLVILLTKGTFRVTPRFFLYLILIGFIVALHWVSFFGSGRVANVSVSLVGFATNSLWTAILEPWMNRTRIKKFELVLGFIVLFGLYIIFSFDFQYKLGLILGILAGFTSALFSVFNSKMVRTIPSFTIAFYEMMGCFVGLGIFLPLYKLTWATGESMLYWPSLLDWFWIAILAGVCSVYAYTTAVELMKRISVFLIQLTLNLEPVYGIIMALIIFGSSEKMGTNFYVGTGIIMISVLVYPYLRKRFDQRAASKQAVS from the coding sequence ATGGCCAGTCGCGCAGATTATCTCAAGCTACATTTTATTGTTTTCCTTTGGGGCTTCTCCGCCATCCTGGGAAAACTGGTCTCCATCCCGACCATGGAGATGGTATTTTTTCGTGCGCTCTTGGCCATGCTGGGAATCGGTCTCGTGATCCTTTTGACAAAAGGGACTTTCCGGGTCACACCCCGCTTCTTCCTATACCTTATCCTCATCGGATTCATTGTAGCCTTGCATTGGGTGTCGTTCTTCGGTTCAGGTCGTGTGGCCAATGTATCGGTAAGCCTCGTAGGCTTCGCCACCAACTCGCTGTGGACGGCCATCCTGGAACCGTGGATGAATCGCACACGCATAAAAAAATTCGAATTAGTGCTGGGCTTCATCGTGCTCTTTGGCTTGTATATTATTTTCTCCTTCGATTTCCAATACAAGCTCGGACTGATCCTCGGCATTTTGGCGGGCTTCACTTCTGCCTTGTTCTCGGTCTTCAATTCCAAAATGGTCCGCACGATCCCCTCTTTCACCATCGCCTTCTATGAAATGATGGGTTGCTTTGTCGGCCTGGGAATATTTCTTCCCCTCTACAAACTCACCTGGGCCACCGGAGAATCGATGCTGTATTGGCCAAGCCTCTTGGATTGGTTTTGGATCGCCATACTGGCCGGCGTTTGTTCCGTCTATGCCTATACCACGGCCGTGGAGCTCATGAAAAGGATCAGCGTATTTCTCATCCAGCTCACCCTAAACCTGGAGCCCGTCTACGGCATCATCATGGCCCTCATCATCTTCGGAAGCTCCGAAAAAATGGGCACCAATTTCTATGTCGGTACCGGCATCATCATGATCTCCGTCCTCGTCTACCCCTATCTAAGAAAACGATTTGATCAACGGGCCGCATCGAAACAAGCGGTGTCCTAA
- a CDS encoding LptF/LptG family permease yields the protein MKLLDKYILKTFLVTFFFVVLILLSVITVIDLTDKMDKFSAANLHAKSILYYYLVYIPGIGSLLTPITIFIAAVYVCSRMAGHTEIIAMLSAGISFRRMLAPFLVGAAFVGVINFALTGWIIPNSTKERVAFELQYLKNKYYFDKRNIHIQVAPDVYLYMQSYNNSNQTGYHFTLEKFEHNRLVEKLTADRIEWDTTKRKWIMRDWVIRRVDSLFHIPTAMEVKQGYKPHSALPDTAKVFSGSSRDTALVIQPKEFESDYLRSEGLTLNELDDYIDMLSKRGSTGVELYQVEKYTRYTSPFTILILVFMGVIVSSRKSRGGTGLQIALGFVLSFLFILFFTLFRTFAEAGSMPPQISVWIPNIIFFIITLVMYKYVPR from the coding sequence ATGAAGCTGCTCGATAAATATATTCTCAAGACCTTCCTCGTCACATTTTTCTTTGTGGTGCTGATCCTGTTGTCGGTCATCACGGTCATCGACCTGACCGATAAGATGGACAAATTCTCGGCGGCAAACCTTCACGCCAAGTCGATCCTATATTATTACCTGGTCTACATTCCCGGCATCGGCAGCCTGCTCACGCCCATCACCATCTTTATTGCAGCGGTGTATGTTTGTTCGCGGATGGCGGGACACACCGAGATCATCGCCATGCTCAGCGCCGGCATCAGCTTCCGGCGAATGCTGGCCCCCTTCCTGGTCGGCGCCGCGTTTGTGGGCGTGATCAACTTTGCCCTCACGGGGTGGATCATCCCCAACTCCACAAAAGAGCGTGTAGCCTTCGAGTTGCAATACCTCAAGAACAAGTACTATTTCGACAAACGCAATATCCACATCCAGGTCGCGCCGGACGTTTACCTGTACATGCAAAGCTACAACAACTCCAACCAGACCGGCTATCACTTCACCCTCGAGAAATTCGAGCACAACCGCCTCGTGGAAAAGCTCACGGCCGACCGTATTGAGTGGGACACCACCAAACGCAAATGGATCATGCGCGATTGGGTTATTCGCCGCGTGGACAGTCTCTTCCATATCCCCACGGCCATGGAAGTAAAACAAGGCTACAAGCCTCACTCCGCCTTGCCCGACACCGCCAAGGTCTTCAGCGGCTCCTCGCGCGACACGGCCCTGGTCATCCAGCCCAAGGAATTCGAGAGCGACTACCTTCGCTCCGAAGGCCTGACGCTAAACGAACTGGACGACTACATTGATATGCTCAGTAAGCGTGGGTCTACGGGGGTGGAACTTTACCAGGTTGAAAAATACACGCGCTACACCTCGCCGTTCACCATCCTCATCCTCGTCTTCATGGGCGTCATCGTGTCGTCGCGTAAAAGCCGCGGGGGCACGGGGTTGCAAATCGCCCTGGGGTTTGTGCTGTCCTTCCTGTTTATTTTATTCTTTACTTTATTCCGGACCTTTGCGGAAGCGGGCTCCATGCCGCCGCAGATCTCCGTGTGGATACCCAACATCATCTTCTTCATCATCACCCTCGTCATGTATAAATACGTTCCCCGGTAA
- the tgt gene encoding tRNA guanosine(34) transglycosylase Tgt, with protein MKFKLTSVDPKSAARTGILQTGHGEIQTPIFMPVGTAGSVKAVHQRELELDVQAQIILGNTYHLYLRPGTELLERAGGLHRFNGWSKPILTDSGGYQVYSLGANRKITEEGVIFKSHIDGSKHTFSPESVMDIQRTIGADIVMAFDECTPYPCEYAYAKDSMNMTHRWLKRCVDRMAQTEPRYGYEQTLFPIVQGSVYNDLRKMSAEFIAAQDQPGNAIGGLSVGEPHEDMYAMTSLVCGILPQDKPRYLMGVGTPENILECIALGIDMFDCVMPTRNARNGMLFTTQGIINIRNERWKDDLSPIDATLGGYVSTFHSKAYLRHLIINKEILGAQIASIHNLTFYLWLVSEARKQIEAGTFTTWKNNMVKIVSQRL; from the coding sequence ATGAAATTCAAGCTCACGTCCGTCGACCCGAAATCGGCTGCCCGCACGGGCATTCTGCAAACCGGGCACGGTGAAATACAGACTCCCATATTTATGCCCGTCGGCACGGCCGGTTCCGTAAAGGCCGTTCACCAACGGGAGCTGGAGCTCGACGTACAGGCCCAGATCATCCTGGGCAACACCTATCACCTTTATTTGCGCCCCGGCACCGAGTTGCTGGAAAGGGCCGGCGGCCTCCATCGCTTCAACGGGTGGTCTAAGCCCATCCTCACCGACAGCGGCGGCTACCAGGTTTATTCACTGGGCGCCAACCGGAAAATCACCGAAGAAGGCGTCATCTTTAAATCACACATCGACGGTTCCAAGCACACCTTTAGCCCGGAAAGTGTGATGGACATCCAGCGCACCATCGGCGCCGACATCGTTATGGCCTTCGACGAGTGCACGCCCTATCCCTGCGAATATGCCTACGCTAAAGACTCTATGAACATGACCCACCGGTGGCTGAAGCGTTGTGTGGATCGCATGGCGCAGACCGAACCCCGGTACGGCTATGAGCAGACGTTGTTCCCCATTGTGCAGGGTAGCGTGTATAACGATCTGCGGAAAATGTCGGCGGAGTTTATCGCCGCACAGGATCAACCCGGAAACGCCATTGGCGGGTTGTCGGTGGGCGAGCCGCACGAAGACATGTATGCCATGACCAGCCTGGTCTGTGGCATTCTTCCCCAGGACAAACCGCGCTACCTGATGGGCGTGGGCACACCGGAAAATATCCTGGAGTGCATTGCCTTGGGCATCGACATGTTCGATTGTGTGATGCCCACGCGAAATGCCCGCAACGGCATGTTGTTCACCACCCAGGGCATCATCAACATCCGCAATGAGCGGTGGAAAGACGATCTTTCGCCGATCGACGCCACGTTGGGCGGCTATGTGAGCACATTTCATTCGAAGGCCTATTTACGGCACCTCATCATCAATAAAGAAATATTGGGCGCGCAAATTGCTTCCATTCATAACCTTACGTTCTACCTTTGGCTGGTGAGCGAGGCCCGGAAGCAGATTGAAGCCGGCACGTTCACGACCTGGAAAAATAATATGGTAAAAATAGTTTCTCAACGCCTCTGA
- a CDS encoding substrate-binding domain-containing protein: MDIGKNIRIKDIAKLAGVSVGTVDRVLHNRGRVSDEALKKVTAVMDQIDYKPNLIARTLGSNKNYKIAALIPDPTGDPYWAQTNLGIIQAQAEWAQYGVTVDTYTFDIFNKDAFRGLAMEVLESAPDGIVIAPIFYHESLPAFELFQNQSIPYVLFNTNIPEAQPLGFIGQNLNQSGRVGAELINLGQHESGTFAVLHIDEDVHDSIHLLEKEKGFREYFQEHRKHKFEIVDFILNPNEPTFKNQLIELLADDTLKGIFVSTSKGTAVAASFLEKYGKRDIRLIGYDLLEENLKYLRSGVIDFLINQNPKRQALLGISHLVNHLMFKKSAPALELFPLEVITQQNVDSYLGSGIH; encoded by the coding sequence ATGGACATTGGAAAAAACATCCGAATCAAGGATATCGCTAAACTGGCCGGCGTTTCGGTCGGCACAGTCGACCGTGTGCTCCACAACCGGGGACGTGTTTCCGATGAGGCCCTCAAAAAAGTGACGGCCGTCATGGACCAGATCGACTACAAACCGAATCTGATCGCCCGTACCCTGGGATCCAATAAAAACTATAAAATAGCCGCCCTGATCCCCGATCCTACGGGGGACCCCTACTGGGCCCAAACCAACCTGGGCATCATCCAGGCACAGGCCGAGTGGGCACAATACGGCGTCACCGTCGACACCTACACGTTCGACATCTTTAATAAGGACGCGTTCCGGGGCCTGGCCATGGAAGTATTGGAATCGGCACCCGACGGCATTGTGATCGCTCCTATATTTTATCACGAATCGCTGCCGGCCTTCGAACTGTTTCAGAATCAGTCGATTCCATATGTATTGTTCAACACCAACATCCCCGAGGCGCAACCGCTGGGCTTCATCGGCCAAAACCTCAACCAAAGCGGCCGGGTGGGGGCAGAACTCATTAATTTAGGACAACACGAGTCCGGCACCTTTGCCGTACTCCATATAGATGAAGACGTTCACGACTCCATCCACTTGTTGGAAAAGGAAAAAGGCTTCCGGGAATATTTTCAGGAACACCGCAAACACAAATTTGAGATCGTCGACTTTATTCTCAATCCCAACGAGCCTACGTTCAAAAACCAGCTCATCGAGCTGTTGGCCGACGATACGCTGAAGGGCATTTTTGTGAGCACCTCCAAGGGCACCGCTGTGGCAGCTTCCTTCCTTGAAAAATATGGCAAAAGGGACATCCGTCTGATTGGCTACGATTTGCTGGAAGAGAACCTGAAATACCTTCGCTCGGGCGTTATCGACTTCCTGATCAACCAAAACCCGAAACGGCAGGCACTGCTCGGGATCAGCCACCTGGTGAACCACCTGATGTTCAAAAAATCGGCACCCGCCCTGGAATTGTTCCCCCTGGAAGTGATCACCCAGCAAAATGTGGACTCCTACCTGGGTTCCGGCATTCATTAA
- a CDS encoding SusC/RagA family TonB-linked outer membrane protein — MKKRLLQLLFLLTLASASAYAQTVTGTVTAAGDGTPVPGVSVLLKGSTSGTTTDSEGKFSLSVPDPQNSVLVFSFIGFSTQEIAVGNQSNIAVVMQEDTKELSEVVVTALGIQREAKTLVYATQTVPTGQLTEVRDANNVINSFQGKIANAQITQGSGGPGSGARIVLRGNRSIQGSNNALIVVDGVPINNNTNTAATSDFGSVQSSDGASNINPDDIESVTILRGASAAALYGSSAGNGVIVITTKKGTKDKVTVNINSGITSEKAFVLPKVQNSYGQGNAGLLNSGVGDSWGPKMDGQSYMNDFGHTLSYSPQPDNIKDFFRNGVSLNNSIGVQGGSEKMQTYLSYTNKQVQGIIPKNNLQSHNINLRISNQISKKFSTDAKITYISQTIKNRPRTGEENAPVIDIYQIPRSMPLSEASNFYETTDNTGPIPAAWPSTLSSIYQNPYWMINRTAINQTRNRIMGFVSLKYQVLPSVSITGRANVDRTIDADEQQYSNKTLLWANQEGGYDQLAKTGITQQWYDLTLAGEHKFGDDFKLDYRIGGIYQDYLYNQDLATANGLLIYNKFSQGFAATNTASSTATETQTQSVFGQASLAFKEYLFLEATLRNDWDSRIPSPYTITYPSFGLSGIISDMMTLPQPISFLKVNANYAIVGNGGQPQIRTNTYTFSQGAGKGFLARTLTEAIPGLKFEKVKNLEFGLDARFMENRLGLTVTYYKSNSINQLLKINQPVATGYLNKYINAGDIQNQGVEIVLNATPVKGNLTWDIAANFGLNRNKIKSLSEGLDIAYLGDNAGYARTATPVIQVGRGYGDMVSRMWQRDSNGNFVVDAKTGLPISTPDQTYLGSFMPRATLGLTNTINYKGFSLRLLVDGRFGGVILDGTEMNLAFSGISEVTEKYREGGWNLGGVDKDGNKVEKTISAQDFWAAGSESTSGKRYGIGEFFAYDATNFRIRELSLGYNIPVPAGFFIKSARFSIVARNLAWLYRGSSLLDIPGLGKRKLQIDPDMSLGNGNWQGVQYGTLPSTRSLGCNLNLTF, encoded by the coding sequence ATGAAAAAACGTTTACTACAGCTGCTGTTCTTGCTCACGCTGGCAAGCGCATCGGCGTATGCTCAAACAGTGACCGGAACGGTCACAGCAGCGGGCGACGGAACACCCGTACCAGGGGTGTCCGTCCTACTCAAGGGAAGCACGTCGGGAACTACCACAGACTCGGAGGGTAAGTTCTCCCTGTCGGTGCCCGATCCTCAGAATAGTGTGTTGGTGTTTTCTTTTATTGGCTTTTCTACGCAGGAGATTGCCGTGGGAAATCAGTCCAATATTGCTGTTGTGATGCAGGAAGACACGAAGGAACTTTCTGAAGTGGTGGTAACGGCCTTGGGTATCCAGCGCGAAGCGAAGACGCTGGTATATGCCACGCAGACCGTGCCCACCGGACAACTCACGGAAGTGAGGGATGCCAACAACGTCATCAACTCGTTCCAGGGAAAAATTGCCAACGCCCAGATCACACAAGGCTCGGGTGGACCCGGCAGCGGGGCGCGGATCGTGCTCCGTGGTAACCGCTCTATCCAGGGAAGCAACAACGCTTTGATCGTGGTGGACGGTGTGCCCATCAACAACAATACGAACACGGCAGCGACCAGCGATTTTGGATCGGTGCAAAGCTCCGATGGTGCCTCGAACATCAACCCCGACGATATTGAGTCGGTCACTATTTTGCGTGGTGCATCCGCTGCCGCACTCTATGGAAGCTCGGCGGGTAATGGCGTTATTGTGATCACCACCAAAAAAGGAACAAAAGACAAAGTGACGGTGAACATCAACTCCGGTATCACGTCTGAGAAGGCTTTTGTTCTTCCCAAAGTTCAGAACAGCTACGGTCAGGGAAACGCAGGTCTGTTAAATTCCGGTGTTGGCGATAGCTGGGGTCCTAAAATGGATGGTCAGTCGTATATGAACGACTTTGGCCACACGTTGAGCTATTCACCGCAGCCCGACAACATTAAAGATTTCTTCCGCAACGGGGTAAGCTTGAACAACTCGATCGGCGTTCAGGGCGGTTCCGAAAAAATGCAGACGTATTTGTCTTATACCAATAAACAGGTGCAGGGCATTATTCCTAAGAACAATCTGCAAAGTCACAACATCAACTTGCGCATCAGCAATCAGATCAGTAAGAAATTCTCGACGGATGCCAAGATCACCTACATCTCCCAGACGATCAAAAATCGCCCCCGGACCGGTGAGGAGAACGCTCCTGTGATTGACATCTACCAGATACCCCGCAGTATGCCGTTGAGCGAGGCAAGCAATTTCTATGAAACCACGGACAACACGGGTCCCATACCCGCCGCCTGGCCCTCCACGCTCAGCTCTATCTATCAGAATCCGTATTGGATGATCAACCGGACAGCCATCAATCAGACCCGTAACCGTATCATGGGTTTTGTTTCGCTGAAATATCAAGTCCTCCCCAGTGTTAGTATTACGGGTAGGGCTAACGTTGACCGTACTATCGATGCCGATGAGCAACAATACTCCAACAAGACCTTGCTCTGGGCAAACCAGGAAGGGGGATATGATCAACTGGCGAAAACAGGGATCACACAACAGTGGTATGACCTGACGCTGGCCGGAGAGCATAAGTTTGGTGACGATTTTAAATTGGACTACCGGATCGGTGGAATTTATCAAGACTATCTGTACAATCAGGATCTTGCGACAGCCAATGGACTTTTGATTTACAATAAGTTCAGCCAGGGATTCGCAGCAACCAACACCGCGTCGTCGACGGCAACCGAAACACAAACGCAATCGGTTTTCGGTCAGGCGAGCCTTGCCTTTAAAGAATATCTCTTCCTGGAAGCCACGTTGCGAAACGATTGGGATTCACGCATTCCAAGCCCCTATACGATAACCTACCCTTCGTTTGGTCTGTCGGGCATTATTTCGGATATGATGACGCTGCCGCAGCCCATATCGTTCTTGAAAGTAAACGCGAACTATGCCATTGTGGGCAACGGTGGACAGCCTCAAATCCGCACCAACACATATACTTTCAGTCAAGGTGCTGGAAAAGGTTTCCTTGCGCGAACGCTTACGGAAGCTATTCCCGGTCTGAAATTCGAGAAGGTTAAAAACCTGGAATTCGGATTGGACGCCCGGTTCATGGAGAACAGACTCGGCTTAACGGTAACGTACTACAAGAGCAATTCCATCAACCAATTGCTGAAGATCAATCAACCGGTGGCCACAGGTTATTTAAATAAATACATCAACGCGGGTGACATCCAAAATCAAGGGGTTGAAATCGTGTTGAATGCTACTCCAGTGAAAGGCAATCTGACTTGGGATATCGCCGCTAACTTTGGTCTGAACCGCAACAAAATAAAGTCCCTGTCCGAAGGGCTTGATATCGCTTACCTCGGTGACAACGCAGGGTATGCACGCACAGCCACTCCTGTCATCCAGGTGGGAAGAGGCTACGGCGACATGGTGAGCCGGATGTGGCAACGTGATAGCAATGGAAATTTCGTTGTCGATGCGAAGACCGGTCTTCCCATCTCAACTCCCGATCAAACCTACCTCGGATCATTCATGCCGAGAGCTACCTTGGGTTTAACAAACACGATCAACTATAAAGGATTCTCTTTAAGGCTGTTGGTAGATGGACGCTTTGGAGGTGTGATCCTGGATGGAACGGAAATGAACCTGGCCTTCAGTGGTATCTCTGAAGTGACGGAGAAATACCGCGAAGGCGGCTGGAACTTAGGTGGTGTTGACAAGGATGGAAACAAGGTAGAGAAAACCATATCTGCACAAGATTTCTGGGCCGCTGGATCGGAATCGACATCGGGTAAACGCTACGGCATTGGCGAATTCTTTGCCTATGATGCCACCAACTTCAGAATCAGAGAATTGTCGCTTGGATACAACATTCCCGTGCCGGCTGGTTTCTTTATCAAGTCAGCACGCTTCTCTATTGTAGCGCGCAACCTCGCATGGTTGTACAGAGGCTCGTCCCTGTTGGATATTCCCGGTCTCGGAAAACGCAAACTGCAGATCGATCCGGATATGAGTCTTGGTAACGGTAACTGGCAAGGTGTGCAGTATGGAACGCTGCCGTCCACCCGCAGTTTAGGATGTAATTTGAATCTTACTTTCTAA